A genomic segment from Lignipirellula cremea encodes:
- a CDS encoding proline racemase family protein → MQSIQAIDSHTVGEPTRVVIEGGPPRQGAVLADWISHLRTEQDDFRRAVANEPRGSEALVGALLYEPFDPTCDVGVVYFNNVGWLNMCVHGTIGLVVTLQHLGRLSQGRCRIETPVGNISGLLEAKDRVTVQNVACRRSQRSLVIDVPGYGQISGDVAWGGNWFFLVDDHQQHVQYDNLERLKHCAWSIRRTLEREGIAGDDRGEIDHILLFAPPTRDDADSKNFVLCPGGAYDRSPCGTGLSAKLACLVADGQLQPGQIWRQESILGSVFEGTVLVEGGKLTPCITGSAHLSAEVKLLFDPDDPFRHGIPAPKTGA, encoded by the coding sequence GTGCAGAGCATCCAGGCTATTGATTCCCATACCGTGGGCGAACCGACGCGGGTTGTCATCGAAGGCGGTCCGCCGCGCCAGGGGGCCGTGCTGGCCGACTGGATCAGCCACCTGCGCACCGAGCAGGACGACTTCCGCCGGGCCGTGGCGAACGAACCTCGCGGCAGCGAAGCGCTCGTCGGAGCCCTGCTTTATGAACCGTTCGATCCGACCTGCGATGTGGGCGTGGTTTATTTCAATAACGTCGGCTGGTTGAACATGTGCGTCCACGGCACCATCGGCCTGGTGGTGACGCTGCAGCATCTGGGCCGATTGTCGCAGGGCCGCTGCCGGATCGAAACGCCGGTCGGCAACATTTCCGGCCTGCTCGAAGCCAAGGATCGCGTAACGGTCCAGAACGTCGCTTGCCGTCGCAGCCAGCGGTCGCTTGTGATCGATGTGCCCGGTTACGGCCAGATTTCCGGCGACGTGGCCTGGGGCGGCAACTGGTTCTTCCTGGTCGACGACCACCAGCAGCATGTGCAGTACGACAACCTGGAGCGGCTCAAGCATTGCGCATGGAGCATTCGCCGCACGCTGGAGCGGGAAGGGATCGCCGGCGACGACCGCGGCGAGATCGATCACATTCTGCTGTTTGCTCCGCCCACGCGGGACGACGCCGACAGCAAGAATTTCGTCCTTTGCCCCGGCGGAGCCTACGACCGCTCCCCCTGCGGAACAGGCCTCAGCGCCAAGCTTGCCTGCCTGGTTGCCGACGGCCAGCTGCAGCCGGGCCAGATCTGGCGCCAGGAAAGCATCCTGGGCTCTGTTTTTGAAGGAACCGTCCTGGTCGAAGGAGGCAAGCTCACCCCCTGCATCACTGGCTCCGCGCACCTCAGCGCGGAAGTCAAACTGCTGTTCGATCCCGACGATCCGTTCCGTCATGGCATCCCCGCCCCCAAGACCGGCGCGTGA
- the atpG gene encoding ATP synthase F1 subunit gamma, with the protein MANPRALDKRRKSIRNIRKITRTMELIATARFKKAMDRATAATAYTRRITKVVSDLARSGLEVNHPLLEERPEKRKAVLLVLTANRGLCGGYNGGVVRLTAPRLKQLREEYGSVQLEVSGKRGINALKFRGVLADQTFLQFDDQPKFEEIRQIADRYLDAYTLGEIDRVDVIYTRFETISRQTAMVETLLPLTSLPGVDEEEEEAAGDSLYEFLPSAASILEEVVPMSFRVKLFKCFLDAAVSEQIARMVAMKSATENASDMIKQLSMTYNRARQSKITNEIMEIIGGVEALKS; encoded by the coding sequence ATGGCTAATCCCCGAGCACTTGATAAACGCCGCAAGTCGATCCGCAATATCCGCAAGATTACGCGGACGATGGAATTGATCGCGACCGCGCGGTTCAAAAAGGCAATGGATCGCGCCACCGCGGCGACCGCCTATACCCGACGCATCACCAAAGTGGTGTCGGACCTGGCCCGTAGCGGCCTGGAAGTGAATCATCCGCTGCTGGAAGAACGCCCCGAGAAACGGAAAGCCGTACTGCTGGTGCTGACCGCCAACCGCGGTCTGTGCGGCGGCTACAACGGCGGCGTGGTGCGACTCACGGCGCCTCGCCTGAAGCAGCTCCGCGAGGAGTACGGCTCGGTACAACTGGAAGTTTCCGGCAAACGCGGCATCAACGCCCTCAAGTTCCGCGGCGTGCTGGCGGATCAAACGTTCCTGCAGTTCGACGACCAGCCCAAGTTTGAAGAGATCCGGCAGATCGCCGACCGCTATCTCGACGCCTACACGCTGGGCGAGATCGATCGCGTCGATGTGATCTACACCCGCTTTGAAACGATCTCCCGCCAGACCGCCATGGTGGAAACGCTGCTGCCGCTGACGTCGCTCCCCGGCGTTGACGAAGAAGAAGAGGAAGCCGCCGGCGATTCCCTGTACGAGTTCCTGCCGTCGGCGGCCAGCATCCTGGAAGAAGTGGTGCCGATGAGCTTCCGCGTGAAGCTGTTCAAATGCTTCCTCGACGCCGCTGTCAGCGAACAGATCGCCCGCATGGTTGCTATGAAGTCGGCGACGGAAAACGCCAGCGATATGATCAAGCAGCTTTCGATGACGTACAACCGCGCTCGTCAGTCGAAGATCACCAACGAAATTATGGAAATTATCGGCGGCGTCGAAGCCCTCAAGAGCTAA
- a CDS encoding amidohydrolase yields the protein MEKNLEQTVEDYKYFHSHPELSFSEEQTAARLAEEWKKAGLEVTTDVGGHGVVGMLKNGDGPTLMLRTDLDALPVTEQTGLTYASQVKVRDAAGNSVGVMHACGHDVHLANLVGVVRYLASHRDQWQGVLMVIGQPAEERGAGAKAMLEDGLFKRFGKPDFAVALHASGNLAAGQVGYRAGFAMANVDSVDITLHGKGGHGAQPHTTIDPVVQAAELVMSLQTIVAREISPLEPAVITVGSIHGGTKHNIIGDTCELQLTVRSYSDKVRKHLLDAIARKAKAVALGARAEEPTIKTTEGTPALSNDEKLTQRLSDVFRKVLGDDNVIPSEATMGGEDFGRFGGAGVPILMYRLGSVDANRLAGYARIEQDPPSLHSGVYYPDPEETLRTGMVTMISAALELLPPRK from the coding sequence GTGGAAAAAAATCTTGAGCAGACGGTCGAAGACTATAAATACTTCCATTCGCACCCCGAGCTGTCGTTTTCGGAAGAGCAAACGGCCGCCCGCCTGGCGGAAGAGTGGAAAAAAGCCGGCCTGGAAGTGACGACCGATGTGGGCGGCCACGGGGTCGTCGGCATGCTGAAAAACGGCGACGGACCGACCCTGATGCTCCGCACCGATCTGGACGCTCTGCCGGTGACCGAGCAGACCGGCCTGACGTACGCCTCGCAAGTCAAGGTCCGCGATGCGGCAGGGAACAGCGTCGGCGTCATGCATGCCTGCGGCCACGATGTGCACCTCGCCAATCTGGTTGGCGTCGTCCGTTACCTGGCCTCCCACCGTGATCAATGGCAAGGCGTGCTGATGGTCATCGGCCAGCCAGCCGAAGAACGCGGAGCCGGCGCCAAAGCGATGCTGGAAGACGGCCTGTTCAAACGCTTCGGCAAACCGGACTTCGCCGTCGCCCTGCACGCCAGCGGCAACCTGGCCGCCGGACAGGTCGGCTACCGCGCCGGCTTCGCCATGGCGAACGTTGACAGCGTCGACATCACCCTCCACGGCAAAGGCGGCCACGGAGCCCAGCCCCACACGACCATTGATCCCGTCGTCCAGGCGGCCGAGCTCGTCATGTCGCTGCAGACGATCGTCGCCCGCGAGATCAGTCCGCTGGAACCGGCCGTGATTACGGTCGGCTCGATCCATGGCGGAACCAAGCACAATATCATCGGCGACACGTGCGAGCTGCAGCTCACCGTTCGCAGCTATTCCGACAAAGTGCGCAAGCACCTGCTCGACGCCATCGCCCGCAAGGCGAAGGCAGTCGCCCTTGGCGCCAGGGCGGAAGAGCCAACCATCAAAACGACCGAAGGCACCCCTGCCCTGTCGAACGACGAAAAGCTGACCCAGCGGCTCAGCGACGTGTTCCGCAAAGTGCTGGGCGACGATAACGTAATCCCTTCCGAAGCCACCATGGGCGGCGAGGACTTCGGCCGCTTCGGCGGGGCCGGCGTTCCCATTTTGATGTATCGTCTGGGCTCGGTCGACGCCAATCGCCTGGCCGGCTATGCCCGCATTGAGCAGGATCCGCCTTCGCTGCACTCGGGCGTGTACTATCCCGACCCGGAAGAAACGCTTCGCACCGGCATGGTGACCATGATTTCAGCGGCGCTGGAATTGCTGCCGCCGCGAAAGTAA
- a CDS encoding DUF6807 domain-containing protein: MTATIPRCQVVPLPDHQVSLQVDGKERTRWHARPSDPRPFFYPFLGPGGSSLTRMGHPGAPNHDHHRSIWFAHHRVVGIDFWSDQTEARIRQQRWLACADSDAEAILAVELDWTDGHDPAPLLRQELVAALRPGENGETLLEVQATFRPRSEQLEFGQTNFGFFAVRVAKTLSEHFGGGRLTSSTGAVGEPAIFGKPAAWMDYSGPASQGVGPQRTEQTEGITCFDHPANPGNPTGWHVRADGWMGASPCMHQPLTTTIAAPLQLRYLLHAHAGPLDPDKARSIAAQFTASPGFQVTKATVKHEQYTITRRC; this comes from the coding sequence ATGACTGCGACTATCCCGCGCTGCCAGGTCGTGCCGTTGCCAGACCACCAGGTTTCCCTGCAGGTCGACGGCAAAGAGCGGACCCGCTGGCACGCCAGGCCGAGCGATCCGCGCCCCTTCTTCTATCCGTTCCTGGGACCGGGCGGAAGTTCGCTCACCCGGATGGGCCACCCCGGGGCGCCGAACCACGACCATCACCGTTCGATCTGGTTCGCCCATCATCGCGTGGTCGGCATCGATTTCTGGAGCGACCAGACAGAAGCCCGTATCCGGCAGCAGCGCTGGCTGGCCTGCGCCGACAGCGACGCCGAAGCGATCCTGGCCGTCGAACTGGACTGGACCGACGGCCACGATCCGGCGCCCTTGTTGCGGCAGGAACTGGTGGCCGCCCTGCGTCCCGGGGAAAACGGCGAAACGCTGCTCGAGGTGCAAGCCACCTTCCGGCCGCGATCCGAACAGCTGGAATTCGGCCAGACGAACTTCGGTTTCTTCGCCGTGCGGGTCGCCAAAACCCTGTCCGAACATTTTGGCGGAGGACGATTAACCTCCAGCACAGGAGCCGTCGGCGAGCCCGCCATCTTCGGCAAGCCGGCCGCCTGGATGGACTACAGCGGCCCCGCATCGCAAGGCGTCGGCCCCCAGCGCACGGAGCAGACCGAAGGCATTACCTGCTTCGACCACCCGGCCAACCCAGGCAATCCCACCGGCTGGCACGTCCGCGCTGACGGCTGGATGGGCGCCTCTCCCTGCATGCACCAGCCGCTCACCACCACCATCGCCGCCCCCCTGCAGCTGCGTTACCTGCTCCACGCCCACGCTGGCCCGCTCGACCCGGACAAAGCCCGATCGATCGCGGCACAGTTCACCGCCTCTCCCGGCTTCCAGGTGACCAAAGCCACGGTCAAACACGAGCAGTACACGATCACCCGCCGCTGCTAA
- a CDS encoding carbohydrate porin, with amino-acid sequence MLKPIHHYLIAVLSLGFCAAGLLHAEEPAPAIGPPVCPPLLEQPSLPATPAPPAAPSPGYDGCLLERTKLTGDWCGARTSMLEHGMVWDLDTTNFYFGVANGGREQRDTFAGHGDYVMNWDVSKAGGPEGLFVKLRAEHRYGQSISSSTGSFLPATVLTSLPAPDYEDLYITNLIFTQALSENFAVFAGKIDTLSGDANAFAHARGKDQFSNLGFVVNPLMLRAVPYSTLAAGFSVLHELQPIFTFTVMNPVESSRTTGFGELFEKGVTLTAEARLPYELNGLVGHQVFGGVWSSRNYVALGQDPRVVLPNVPIERQSGTWALYWNADQYLSMYDDAPTKGWGLFARAGVADNQANPLAGFVSAGIGGDSPIRSRRQDTFGVGYYYLQTSDKIGVFAERALGPIGDGHGVEMFYNYAVTPWMHLTGDAQVLHPEVKNVNTAFVLGLRCKIDF; translated from the coding sequence ATGTTAAAACCAATCCATCATTACCTGATCGCAGTGCTAAGCCTTGGTTTTTGCGCTGCCGGCCTGCTGCATGCGGAGGAGCCTGCTCCTGCGATCGGTCCGCCGGTATGCCCTCCGCTGCTGGAGCAACCGTCGCTGCCCGCGACTCCGGCCCCGCCGGCGGCTCCGTCGCCCGGATACGACGGCTGCCTGCTGGAACGCACCAAACTGACAGGCGACTGGTGCGGCGCCCGCACCTCCATGCTGGAACACGGCATGGTGTGGGATCTGGATACCACCAACTTTTACTTTGGCGTCGCCAACGGCGGCCGCGAGCAGCGCGACACGTTTGCCGGACACGGCGACTACGTGATGAACTGGGACGTTTCCAAAGCAGGCGGACCGGAAGGCCTGTTTGTGAAGCTGCGGGCCGAGCACCGCTATGGGCAGTCGATTTCCAGCTCCACCGGCTCCTTTTTGCCGGCGACCGTTCTGACCTCGCTGCCAGCCCCCGACTACGAAGATTTGTACATTACGAATCTCATCTTCACGCAAGCGTTGTCCGAGAACTTCGCCGTGTTCGCCGGCAAGATCGACACGCTTTCCGGCGACGCCAACGCGTTCGCCCATGCCCGCGGCAAGGACCAGTTCTCCAACCTGGGCTTTGTGGTGAATCCGCTGATGCTGCGGGCCGTGCCCTATTCGACGCTGGCCGCCGGCTTTTCGGTGCTGCACGAATTGCAGCCGATCTTCACCTTCACCGTGATGAACCCGGTGGAGTCCTCGCGCACGACCGGCTTTGGCGAACTGTTTGAAAAAGGCGTCACCCTGACGGCCGAAGCCCGCCTGCCGTACGAACTGAACGGCCTGGTGGGGCATCAGGTTTTTGGCGGCGTGTGGAGCAGTCGCAACTATGTGGCGCTCGGCCAGGATCCCCGCGTGGTGCTGCCGAACGTGCCGATCGAACGCCAGTCCGGCACCTGGGCGCTGTACTGGAACGCGGACCAGTACCTGTCCATGTACGACGACGCACCGACCAAAGGCTGGGGCCTGTTCGCCCGGGCCGGCGTCGCCGACAACCAGGCTAATCCGCTGGCCGGCTTTGTTAGCGCCGGTATCGGCGGCGACAGCCCGATCCGCAGCCGACGCCAGGACACGTTCGGCGTGGGTTACTACTATCTGCAGACCAGCGACAAGATCGGCGTCTTCGCAGAACGTGCACTGGGACCCATCGGAGACGGCCACGGCGTCGAAATGTTCTACAATTACGCCGTCACCCCGTGGATGCACCTGACGGGCGACGCCCAGGTGCTGCATCCCGAAGTCAAGAACGTCAACACCGCCTTCGTGCTCGGCCTGCGTTGCAAGATCGACTTCTAA
- the atpC gene encoding ATP synthase F1 subunit epsilon: MAEMNCIVVTPERTVLETKADFIALPLFDGEIGIAPLHSPMIGRLGFGEMRINQGSTVTTWYVDGGFVQVADDVVTVLTNLARSADKIDMEAARSQIDAAMKRPINTPELLEIRDRLVDQARAQMAVGRRH; the protein is encoded by the coding sequence ATGGCCGAAATGAACTGCATCGTCGTGACGCCGGAGCGCACCGTCCTCGAAACGAAGGCCGATTTTATCGCCCTGCCATTGTTCGACGGCGAGATTGGGATTGCGCCCCTGCACAGCCCCATGATCGGCCGCCTGGGCTTTGGGGAAATGCGGATCAACCAGGGCTCCACGGTCACCACCTGGTATGTCGACGGCGGCTTCGTGCAAGTCGCCGATGACGTGGTCACGGTGCTGACCAATCTTGCCCGCTCCGCCGACAAGATCGACATGGAAGCCGCCCGGTCCCAGATCGACGCCGCCATGAAGCGTCCGATCAATACGCCCGAACTGCTGGAAATCCGCGATCGCCTGGTGGACCAGGCCCGCGCCCAGATGGCTGTCGGCCGGCGCCACTAA
- the atpD gene encoding F0F1 ATP synthase subunit beta, which yields MATATDPSQKNVGRVTQVIGSTFDAEFEEDHLPAIYNAVRIQSEHKGVKIDLTGEVQNHLGGGRVRCVALGSTDGMQRGQECVDTGSPVTVPVGKATLGRVFNLLGEPVDGRGPVEVDERWPIHRAAPPVSELKTETELFETGIKVVDLLTPFVRGGKAGLFGGAGLGKTVILTELIARIASQHGGYSVFAGVGERTREGTDLWLEMQETKMGDTDRSVIEQTCMVFGQMNEPPGARLRVALSALTMAEYFRDTTGADTLLFVDNIFRFSQAGSEVSALLGRMPSAVGYQPTLATEMGALQERITSTSKGAITSVQAVYVPADDPTDPAPATAFGQLDAFIYLERSISEKGIYPAIDPLASSSRILDPQYVGDRHYTIARRVQTTLQRYRELQDIIAILGVDELSEEDKLIVHRARRIERFMSQPFIVAQVFTGKAGEVTPLAETIRSFEEICDGKWDHLPEQAFMYVGAIEQAEAQAKKMAEKK from the coding sequence ATGGCTACCGCAACTGACCCCTCCCAGAAGAACGTCGGCCGCGTTACGCAAGTGATCGGTTCGACGTTCGACGCCGAATTTGAAGAAGACCATCTGCCGGCAATTTACAACGCCGTGCGGATCCAGAGCGAACACAAAGGGGTGAAGATCGACCTCACCGGCGAAGTGCAAAACCACCTTGGCGGCGGCCGTGTGCGGTGCGTCGCACTGGGCAGCACCGACGGCATGCAACGCGGCCAGGAATGTGTCGATACCGGCAGCCCGGTGACCGTTCCTGTCGGCAAAGCCACGCTCGGCCGCGTGTTCAACCTGCTGGGCGAACCAGTCGACGGCCGCGGCCCGGTCGAAGTCGACGAACGCTGGCCCATTCACCGCGCCGCTCCGCCCGTTTCCGAACTGAAAACCGAAACCGAACTGTTCGAAACGGGCATCAAGGTCGTCGACCTGCTGACCCCGTTTGTTCGCGGCGGTAAGGCCGGTCTGTTCGGCGGGGCCGGTCTGGGGAAAACGGTTATTCTTACCGAGCTGATTGCTCGTATCGCCAGCCAGCACGGCGGTTACTCGGTCTTCGCCGGCGTCGGCGAACGCACCCGAGAAGGAACCGACCTGTGGCTGGAAATGCAGGAAACCAAAATGGGCGATACCGATCGCTCGGTTATCGAACAAACCTGCATGGTGTTCGGCCAGATGAACGAGCCGCCGGGCGCCCGCTTGCGTGTCGCCCTGTCCGCCCTGACCATGGCGGAATACTTCCGCGATACGACCGGCGCCGACACGCTGCTGTTCGTGGATAACATTTTCCGCTTCTCGCAGGCCGGTTCCGAAGTGTCCGCGCTGCTGGGACGTATGCCGTCGGCGGTGGGTTACCAGCCCACCCTGGCCACGGAAATGGGTGCGCTCCAGGAGCGTATTACCTCGACCAGCAAGGGCGCCATCACCTCGGTGCAAGCCGTGTACGTGCCTGCCGACGATCCGACCGACCCGGCCCCCGCCACGGCGTTCGGCCAGCTCGACGCGTTCATCTATCTGGAACGTTCGATTTCGGAAAAAGGTATTTACCCCGCGATCGACCCGCTCGCCTCGTCCAGCCGTATTCTCGATCCGCAGTACGTGGGCGACCGGCATTACACGATCGCCCGCCGGGTGCAAACGACCCTGCAGCGTTATCGCGAACTGCAGGACATCATCGCCATTCTGGGCGTCGATGAACTGAGCGAAGAAGATAAACTCATTGTGCATCGGGCCCGCCGTATCGAGCGGTTCATGTCCCAGCCGTTTATTGTGGCCCAGGTGTTTACCGGCAAGGCGGGCGAAGTCACGCCTTTGGCCGAAACGATCCGCAGCTTTGAAGAGATTTGCGACGGCAAGTGGGATCACCTGCCGGAACAGGCGTTTATGTACGTCGGCGCCATCGAGCAAGCGGAAGCCCAGGCGAAGAAGATGGCGGAGAAAAAGTAG
- the rdgB gene encoding RdgB/HAM1 family non-canonical purine NTP pyrophosphatase — protein MSFTLVLGTHNAKKRRELEMLLASLPLQLKTLADFPNAIEVEETGSTFAENAALKAVEQAVHLQQWVLGEDSGLMVDALDGAPGVYSARFSAAGDDASNNQHLLESLANVPLEKRGGQYVCRMTLSDPQGQVRATCEATCRGRILFAERGSAGFGYDPLFEIPEYHRTFSELGDAVKSILSHRARAMRQFVKLLQPLLFSSKTAPPC, from the coding sequence ATGTCGTTCACCCTGGTGCTAGGCACCCATAATGCAAAAAAGCGGCGCGAACTGGAAATGCTGCTGGCCAGCCTGCCTTTGCAGCTAAAGACGCTGGCCGATTTTCCCAACGCGATCGAAGTCGAAGAAACCGGCTCGACGTTCGCCGAAAACGCCGCCCTGAAAGCGGTCGAACAGGCCGTGCACCTGCAGCAGTGGGTGCTGGGGGAAGACAGCGGTCTGATGGTCGACGCCCTCGATGGCGCCCCGGGCGTTTACTCGGCCCGCTTCTCCGCCGCCGGCGACGACGCATCCAATAACCAGCATCTGCTGGAGTCGCTGGCGAATGTTCCGCTGGAAAAACGCGGCGGCCAGTACGTCTGCCGCATGACGCTCTCGGATCCCCAGGGCCAGGTCCGCGCCACGTGCGAAGCCACCTGCCGCGGCCGCATTCTGTTTGCCGAGCGCGGCTCCGCCGGCTTTGGCTATGACCCACTCTTTGAGATCCCCGAGTACCATCGCACATTCAGCGAACTGGGCGACGCGGTGAAGAGCATCCTCAGCCATCGAGCCCGGGCCATGCGGCAGTTTGTCAAACTGCTCCAGCCGCTGCTTTTCTCCTCGAAAACCGCGCCGCCATGTTAG
- a CDS encoding FHA domain-containing protein — MPFETEAVDPQATSNSLTQEETPGVFLEILRGQARQKIRQVEEAVYLIGSASDCDLVLADPQFPDVHVYLYLKPDEVTMRVLGEGPVAAVNGEPVLTARLHDGDHLRTGPYEFCVHIGAQPGPRKKKPSTPSVRPHSLNFVYQVDPRGKAAVDRLLADVRATCSSPTRELRLYTECEVTIGQACRKTG, encoded by the coding sequence ATGCCATTCGAAACCGAGGCGGTTGATCCCCAAGCGACCAGCAATTCGTTAACGCAAGAGGAAACCCCAGGCGTGTTCCTGGAGATCCTGCGCGGACAGGCCCGTCAGAAGATTCGGCAGGTGGAAGAAGCCGTCTACCTGATCGGTTCGGCGTCGGACTGCGATCTGGTGCTGGCTGACCCGCAGTTTCCTGATGTGCATGTGTACCTTTATCTCAAGCCCGACGAAGTCACCATGCGGGTGCTGGGAGAAGGTCCCGTAGCCGCAGTCAACGGGGAGCCGGTTCTCACCGCGCGACTGCACGACGGCGATCACCTGCGCACTGGTCCGTATGAGTTCTGCGTGCATATCGGCGCCCAGCCAGGGCCGCGTAAAAAGAAGCCGAGCACGCCCTCGGTGCGGCCGCACTCGCTGAACTTCGTCTACCAGGTGGATCCCCGCGGCAAAGCGGCGGTCGATCGCCTGCTGGCCGATGTCCGCGCCACCTGTTCGTCGCCCACCCGCGAACTGCGACTGTATACCGAGTGCGAGGTCACCATCGGGCAAGCCTGTCGCAAGACGGGTTGA